The following proteins are co-located in the Peromyscus maniculatus bairdii isolate BWxNUB_F1_BW_parent chromosome 23, HU_Pman_BW_mat_3.1, whole genome shotgun sequence genome:
- the LOC102914313 gene encoding olfactory receptor 2AE1-like, whose product MWRWNQTSLEDFILQGLFDDSFNHFCLFLLILLVFLTAVSGNSLTILLICADPRLHTPMYFLLSQLSLMDLMHVSTTIPKMASNYLSGKKSISFVGCATQHFLYLSLGGAECLLLALMSYDRYVAICHPLRYTVLMSRRVGVMMAVMSWLSASANSLIHTSILMSFPFCGSRIIHHFYCEYPAVVKLVCGDVTLYETTVYICSVILLLLPIILVSTSYGFILHSVIQMRSAGSKRNAFATCSSHLIVVSLWYGACMFSYMRPRSQRTPLQDKVGSVFYSIITPTLNPLIYTLRNKDVAKALKRVLRRDIVV is encoded by the coding sequence ATGTGGAGGTGGAACCAGACCTCTCTGGAAGACTTCATCCTCCAAGGGCTCTTTGATGACTCCTTCAACcacttttgtcttttcctcctgaTCTTGCTGGTCTTCCTTACCGCAGTGAGTGGCAACAGCCTCACCATCCTCCTCATCTGTGCCGATCCCCGTCTTCACACACCGATGTACTTCCTGCTCAGCCAGCTGTCCCTCATGGATCTGATGCACGTCTCTACAACCATTCCCAAGATGGCTAGCAACTACCTGTCTGGCAAGAAGTCCATCTCGTTTGTGGGCTGTGCCACCCAGCACTTCCTGTACCTGTCTCTGGGTGGTGCAGAGTGTCTCCTCCTGGCCCTCAtgtcctatgaccgctatgttGCCATCTGCCACCCCTTGAGGTACACTGTGCTCATGAGCAGAAGAGTGGGAGTGATGATGGCTGTCATGTCATGGTTGAGTGCATCTGCGAATTCCCTAATCCACACATCCATCTTGATGAGCTTCCCTTTTTGTGGTTCAAGAATCATCCACCACTTCTACTGTGAGTATCCTGCTGTTGTGAAGTTGGTGTGTGGTGATGTCACTCTTTATGAGACCACAGTCTATATTTGCAGTGTTAtacttctcctcctccccatcatTCTTGTCTCTACATCCTATGGATTCATTCTCCACAGTGTCATTCAGATGCGTTCAGCTGGGAGTAAGAGAAACGCCTTTGCCACATGCAGCTCACATCTCATTGTGGTTTCTCTTTGGTATGGTGCCTGCATGTTCTCCTATATGAGGCCCAGGTCCCAGCGAACTCCATTGCAAGACAAAGTTGGTTCTGTTTTCTATAGCATCATTACTCCCACCCTGAATCCTCTTATTTATACTCTCAGGAATAAGGATGTTGCTAAGGCTCTGAAGAGAGTGTTGAGGAGGGATATTGTTGTCTAG
- the LOC102914933 gene encoding olfactory receptor 2AE1-like gives MWRWNQTSLEDFILQGLFDDSFNHFCLFLLIMLVFLTAVSGNSLTILLICADPRLHTPMYFLLSQLSLMDLMHVSTTIPKMASNYLSGKKSISFVGCATQHFLYLSLGGAECLLLALMSYDRYVAICHPLRYTVLMSRRVGVMMAVMSWLSASVNSLIHTSILMSFPFCGSRIIHHFYCEYPAVLKLVCGDITVYENTAYISTITLLLLPIILVSTSYGFILHSVIQMRSAGSKRNAFATCSSHLLVVSLLFGACIFSYMRPRSQRTPLQDKVGSVFYSIITPTLNPLIYTLRNKDVAKALKRVLRRDIVA, from the coding sequence ATGTGGAGGTGGAACCAGACCTCTCTGGAAGACTTCATCCTCCAAGGGCTCTTTGATGACTCCTTCAACcacttttgtcttttcctcctgaTCATGCTGGTCTTCCTTACCGCAGTGAGTGGCAACAGCCTCACCATCCTCCTCATCTGCGCCGATCCCCGTCTTCACACACCGATGTACTTCCTGCTCAGCCAGCTGTCCCTCATGGATCTGATGCACGTCTCTACAACCATTCCCAAGATGGCTAGCAACTACCTGTCTGGCAAGAAGTCCATCTCGTTTGTGGGCTGTGCCACCCAGCACTTCCTGTACCTGTCTCTGGGTGGTGCAGAGTGTCTCCTCCTGGCCCTCAtgtcctatgaccgctatgttGCCATCTGCCACCCCTTGAGGTACACTGTGCTCATGAGCAGAAGAGTGGGAGTGATGATGGCTGTCATGTCATGGTTGAGTGCATCTGTGAACTCCCTAATCCACACATCCATCTTGATGAGCTTCCCTTTTTGTGGTTCGAGAATCATCCACCACTTCTACTGTGAATATCCTGCTGTTTTGAAGTTGGTATGTGGGGACATCACTGTGTATGAGAACACAGCCTACATCAGCACCATTacacttctcctcctccccatcatTCTTGTCTCTACATCCTATGGATTCATTCTCCACAGTGTCATTCAGATGCGTTCAGCTGGGAGTAAGAGAAATGCCTTTGCCACATGTAGCTCAcatctccttgtggtttcccTTTTGTTTGGTGCCTGCATATTCTCCTATATGAGGCCCAGGTCCCAGCGAACTCCATTGCAAGACAAAGTTGGTTCTGTTTTCTATAGCATCATTACTCCCACCTTGAATCCTCTTATTTATACTCTCAGGAATAAGGATGTTGCTAAGGCTCTGAAGAGAGTGTTGAGGAGGGATATTGTTGCCTAG